One region of Etheostoma cragini isolate CJK2018 chromosome 16, CSU_Ecrag_1.0, whole genome shotgun sequence genomic DNA includes:
- the agpat2 gene encoding 1-acyl-sn-glycerol-3-phosphate acyltransferase beta, with the protein MDGLWMIALLLIPLLMWTSSTFVFYFKKCFYVAWMMVLALFAIPLCILKSGGRDVENMRVIRGLVRHVKYFLGLRFDVSGWEHLQTEGPYVIISNHQSSLDVLGLMEILPDRCTMIAKKELIYAGTVGLVCWLGGIVFINRKKTNDAKNVMTDAAKTMLDDQIRLWVFPEGTRNQRGGLLPFKKGAFHLAVQAQVPIIPIVFSSYSNFYLRKEKQFKSGTIRLKILPKIDTKGMTSDDISSLSDKSFNLMHSAFHSISDSVTQSNGPSRH; encoded by the exons ATGGATGGGCTATGGATGATAGCGCTGCTGCTGATCCCGCTCCTGATGTGGACCAGCAGCacgtttgttttttatttcaaaaagtgCTTTTACGTCGCCTGGATGATGGTGTTGGCGCTTTTTGCGATTCCTCTGTGTATACTGAAAAGCGGGGGCAGAGACGTTGAAAACATGAG GGTAATCCGCGGCTTGGTTCGTCATGTGAAGTATTTCCTGGGCCTTCGATTTGATGTGAGCGGTTGGGAGCATCTGCAGACAGAGGGACCCTACGTCATCATCTCCAACCACCAGAGCTCCCTGGATGTTTTGG GCCTGATGGAGATCTTACCGGACCGCTGCACCATGATTGCCAAGAAGGAGTTGATCTACGCCGGCACTGTAGGTCTCGTTTGCTGGCTGGGTGGCATTGTCTTTATCAACCGCAAGAAGACCAACGACGCCAAAAATGTCATGACTGACGCTGCCAAAACCATGTTGGACGACCAG ATTCGTCTGTGGGTATTCCCAGAGGGAACACGAAACCAGAGGGGTGGGCTGCTGCCTTTCAAGAAAGGTGCTTTTCACCTGGCGGTGCAGGCACAA GTCCCCATCATACCCATCGTTTTCTCCTCATACAGCAACTTCTACCTACGGAAAGAAAAGCAGTTCAAATCGG GGACCATCAGATTGAAGATCCTTCCAAAGATCGACACAAAGGGGATGACATCAGATGATATTTCATCCCTCTCTGACAAATCCTTCAACTTGATGCACTCTGCCTTCCATTCTATCTCTGACTCCGTAACCCAGAGTAACGGGCCATCGCGGCACTGA